From Thermococcus sp., one genomic window encodes:
- a CDS encoding tRNA (adenine-N1)-methyltransferase, with protein sequence MIREGDRVLLIDRRGKKYLVTVSDREFHTDLGIINLGELTEKNYGESIPSHRGEEFRILKPDVNDIIAKMRRGPQIVHPKDAGIIIAYAGISPGNTVIEAGVGSGALTIFLANIVGPQGRVISYEVREDFARIAQRNIEMAGFSDRVTIKLKNIYDGIDEESADHIVLDLPQPENVLPHAVKVLRPGGYFVAYTPCMNQVHRFFQALQEYREHFYRPRVVEVLVREHEVKRECMRPKTTMLAHTGYITFLRKL encoded by the coding sequence TTGATTCGGGAGGGAGATAGGGTTCTCCTCATCGATAGAAGGGGGAAGAAATACCTCGTAACAGTCTCCGACAGGGAGTTTCATACCGACCTGGGTATAATCAACCTCGGAGAGCTCACGGAGAAGAACTACGGGGAGAGCATCCCCAGCCACAGGGGAGAGGAGTTCAGGATACTGAAGCCCGACGTTAACGACATCATAGCGAAGATGCGGCGTGGCCCTCAAATCGTCCACCCCAAGGACGCTGGAATAATAATCGCATACGCAGGTATATCGCCCGGAAACACCGTGATAGAGGCCGGCGTTGGAAGCGGGGCGCTCACGATATTCCTCGCGAACATAGTCGGGCCCCAAGGAAGGGTCATAAGCTACGAGGTCAGGGAAGACTTTGCAAGGATAGCCCAGAGGAACATCGAGATGGCAGGCTTCTCCGACAGGGTGACGATAAAGCTGAAGAACATCTACGACGGCATAGACGAGGAAAGCGCCGACCACATAGTTCTCGACCTGCCCCAGCCCGAGAACGTCCTTCCCCATGCAGTCAAGGTGCTCCGTCCCGGCGGCTACTTCGTGGCATACACCCCGTGTATGAACCAGGTTCACCGCTTCTTCCAGGCGCTTCAGGAGTACAGGGAGCACTTCTACAGGCCGAGGGTCGTCGAAGTCCTTGTCAGGGAGCACGAGGTCAAGAGGGAGTGCATGAGGCCAAAGACAACGATGCTCGCCCACACCGGCTATATAACCTTCCTCAGGAAGCTCTGA
- a CDS encoding sulfide/dihydroorotate dehydrogenase-like FAD/NAD-binding protein, with protein sequence MYKILEKKEIAMRNTWFKVHAPHVARKVRPGQFVIVRAFKNGERIPLTPVMWDPEEGWIVLIVFTRGKTTARMAAELREGDEIPNIAGPLGNPAEMKRFGKILAIGAYTGIVEVYPIAKTWQELGNDVTTLHVTFEPMVVIRDEMEKAVGRHILETVPIDPNLDFPTNMKNVTRRLTEKVRELLENEHFDLVFMVGPTGDQKAVFQVVKEFGVPMKADLHPIMVDGTGMCGACRVTVGGEVKFACIDGPEFDAYKVAWDELIARSGYYTDLEMKVFMDYMKALQGGEQ encoded by the coding sequence GTGTATAAAATCCTGGAGAAGAAGGAAATCGCCATGAGAAACACATGGTTCAAGGTTCACGCCCCCCACGTGGCCAGAAAAGTCCGTCCGGGGCAGTTCGTTATCGTCAGGGCATTCAAAAACGGTGAGAGAATTCCCCTCACGCCGGTCATGTGGGACCCCGAGGAGGGATGGATAGTTCTCATAGTGTTCACCCGCGGAAAGACCACAGCAAGGATGGCGGCCGAGCTCAGGGAGGGTGACGAGATACCCAACATCGCCGGCCCGCTCGGAAACCCGGCGGAGATGAAGAGGTTCGGAAAGATACTCGCTATTGGAGCCTACACCGGAATAGTCGAGGTGTACCCGATAGCCAAGACCTGGCAGGAGCTTGGAAACGACGTCACGACGCTCCATGTCACGTTCGAACCGATGGTGGTCATCAGGGACGAGATGGAGAAGGCCGTCGGAAGGCACATACTTGAGACCGTCCCGATAGACCCCAACCTTGACTTCCCGACCAACATGAAGAACGTCACCAGGAGGCTCACCGAGAAGGTGAGGGAGCTCCTCGAAAATGAGCACTTCGACCTCGTCTTCATGGTCGGCCCCACGGGAGACCAGAAGGCGGTGTTCCAGGTCGTCAAGGAGTTTGGAGTCCCGATGAAGGCAGACCTGCATCCGATAATGGTCGATGGAACCGGCATGTGCGGTGCCTGCCGTGTAACCGTTGGTGGCGAGGTCAAGTTCGCCTGCATAGACGGGCCGGAGTTCGACGCCTACAAGGTCGCCTGGGACGAGCTGATAGCGAGGAGCGGCTACTACACGGACCTGGAGATGAAGGTGTTCATGGACTACATGAAGGCCCTTCAGGGAGGTGAGCAGTGA
- the gltA gene encoding NADPH-dependent glutamate synthase, producing the protein MAVKRKLIKERVPTPERPVEERVKSFVEVNLGYNFELAVKEAERCLQCPYDYAPCIKGCPVHIDIPGFISKLVEYRDDPDRAVKEALSVIWACNSLPATTGRVCPQEDQCEMNCVMGRVGDKINIGKLERFVADYARERGIDEELLFEMVPRIEKKGQRVAIIGAGPAGLTAAGELAKLGYDVTIYEALHEPGGVLMYGIPEFRLPKSIVESEIDKLRKLGVKILTDHIVGKTVTIEELLEEYDAVFIGSGAGTPKLINAPGINLNGIYTANEFLTRVNLMKAYKFPEYDTPVKVGKRVIVIGAGNTAMDAARSARRFGAEVIVAYRRGEEDVSARIEEVEHAKEEGIKFEFFLNPVEFIGDGKGNLKAVKFEKMRPLEERDKRGKRKIVGTGEYVTIEAETVVIAIGKHPNRLIVNTPGLKVERGKIVVDENLMTSIPGVFAGGDAIRGEATVILAMGDGRLAAKAIHEYLTKKREGQKANA; encoded by the coding sequence ATGGCCGTTAAGAGAAAGCTCATCAAGGAGCGCGTTCCGACGCCGGAGAGGCCGGTTGAAGAGCGCGTTAAGAGCTTCGTTGAAGTAAACCTCGGATACAACTTTGAGCTGGCCGTAAAGGAAGCCGAGCGCTGCCTGCAGTGTCCCTACGACTACGCGCCCTGTATAAAGGGCTGCCCCGTTCACATAGACATTCCGGGCTTCATAAGCAAGCTCGTGGAGTACCGCGACGATCCCGACAGGGCCGTGAAGGAGGCCCTCAGCGTCATCTGGGCCTGCAACTCCCTGCCGGCCACTACCGGGCGCGTCTGTCCTCAGGAGGACCAGTGTGAGATGAACTGTGTGATGGGCAGGGTTGGCGACAAGATAAACATCGGAAAGCTTGAGCGCTTCGTGGCAGACTACGCGCGCGAGAGGGGCATAGACGAGGAGCTCCTCTTCGAGATGGTGCCAAGGATAGAGAAGAAGGGACAGCGCGTTGCAATCATCGGCGCAGGTCCGGCGGGCCTCACCGCCGCCGGGGAGCTGGCAAAGCTCGGCTACGACGTCACGATCTACGAGGCCCTCCACGAGCCCGGAGGAGTCCTGATGTACGGAATCCCCGAGTTCAGGCTGCCGAAGAGCATCGTCGAGAGCGAGATTGACAAGCTCAGGAAGCTCGGCGTTAAGATACTCACCGACCACATAGTTGGGAAGACCGTTACCATCGAGGAACTCCTGGAGGAGTACGACGCGGTCTTCATAGGCTCCGGTGCGGGAACGCCCAAGCTCATCAACGCCCCGGGGATAAACCTCAACGGCATCTACACCGCCAACGAGTTCCTGACGAGGGTCAACCTCATGAAGGCCTACAAGTTCCCCGAGTACGACACCCCCGTCAAGGTCGGGAAGCGCGTCATAGTCATCGGTGCGGGGAACACGGCAATGGACGCGGCGCGCTCAGCGAGGCGCTTTGGAGCCGAGGTCATAGTTGCATACCGCAGGGGAGAAGAGGACGTTTCGGCCAGGATTGAGGAAGTGGAGCACGCCAAGGAGGAGGGCATAAAGTTTGAGTTCTTCCTGAACCCCGTTGAATTCATCGGGGACGGAAAGGGCAACCTCAAGGCCGTTAAGTTCGAGAAGATGCGCCCGCTTGAGGAGAGGGACAAGCGCGGAAAGAGGAAAATCGTAGGAACCGGGGAATACGTGACGATAGAGGCCGAGACGGTGGTCATAGCAATCGGAAAGCACCCGAACAGGCTCATAGTCAACACCCCAGGCCTCAAGGTCGAGCGCGGAAAGATAGTGGTGGACGAAAACCTCATGACCAGCATCCCGGGAGTTTTCGCGGGTGGCGACGCAATAAGGGGGGAGGCAACCGTCATCCTCGCCATGGGAGACGGAAGACTGGCCGCAAAGGCCATCCACGAGTACCTCACGAAGAAGAGGGAAGGGCAAAAGGCGAACGCCTGA
- a CDS encoding ATP-binding protein, whose translation MVVVYFDTRPKRKREDLYDREGELGEFENSLKSGNPLTVITGIRRLGKTSLLLVGLNELELPHVIVDFRGVNPNSRMDVYKRIEGAVNAFFRENRGIWEDVKGDLKNISGLRLLGFGVSFSWKEGKTDLIALFRELEKHNVVLAFDEVQYLRGPVGSEFAGLIAHLYDYSELRMVMTGSEVGLLHDYLGVDDPSAPLYGRYFHEVSLSRFTPEQSWDFLLKGFEQVGINPQEKLIEEAVERLDGIVGWLVLFGKKAMEKGPSEGLIGEVFEEAKALAMSEFENFLEKRQVARGRYMEIMRAVAGGKRTWEEIKGHLEKKEGKSIADSVLARLLKGLVDSSFLERRIEGRNVYYVIPDPILEACFK comes from the coding sequence GTGGTAGTTGTGTACTTCGACACCCGTCCGAAGAGAAAGCGGGAGGATTTGTATGACAGAGAAGGTGAACTGGGCGAGTTTGAGAACTCCCTAAAGTCCGGAAACCCACTAACGGTCATCACCGGTATAAGGAGGCTCGGAAAGACCTCACTCCTTCTCGTCGGCCTCAACGAGCTTGAGCTTCCCCACGTCATCGTCGACTTCAGGGGAGTCAACCCGAACTCCCGTATGGACGTCTACAAGAGGATAGAGGGCGCCGTCAACGCCTTCTTCCGCGAGAACCGCGGAATCTGGGAAGATGTCAAGGGGGACCTTAAAAACATCTCCGGTCTTCGGCTGCTCGGCTTCGGCGTGAGCTTTTCATGGAAGGAGGGGAAGACCGACCTAATAGCCCTCTTCCGGGAGCTGGAGAAGCACAACGTCGTCCTGGCCTTCGATGAGGTTCAGTATCTAAGAGGGCCTGTCGGGAGCGAGTTCGCGGGTTTGATAGCCCACCTCTACGACTACTCCGAGCTGAGAATGGTTATGACGGGTTCCGAAGTGGGCCTGCTCCATGACTACTTAGGCGTTGATGACCCCAGCGCCCCCCTTTACGGGCGATACTTTCATGAGGTAAGCCTATCCCGTTTTACCCCTGAGCAGAGCTGGGATTTCCTGTTGAAGGGGTTCGAACAGGTGGGTATAAACCCACAGGAAAAGCTCATCGAGGAGGCAGTTGAAAGGCTTGACGGCATAGTCGGCTGGCTCGTCCTCTTTGGGAAGAAGGCGATGGAGAAGGGCCCCTCCGAGGGACTCATAGGTGAGGTCTTTGAGGAAGCAAAGGCGCTCGCGATGAGCGAGTTCGAGAATTTTCTGGAAAAAAGACAAGTTGCAAGGGGAAGATACATGGAGATAATGCGGGCGGTGGCAGGAGGAAAGAGAACCTGGGAGGAGATAAAGGGGCATCTGGAGAAAAAGGAAGGCAAGAGCATAGCAGACAGCGTTCTGGCGAGGCTCCTTAAGGGGCTGGTTGATTCCTCTTTCCTTGAGAGAAGAATCGAGGGGAGGAACGTTTACTACGTGATTCCCGACCCGATACTGGAGGCGTGTTTTAAGTAG
- the gcvH gene encoding glycine cleavage system protein GcvH: protein MIEVGEYRVKEGLYYTKDHEWVQVLEDGTVLVGISDYAQKELGDLAYVELPEVGKEVSKGEVLCELESVKAVSEVYAPLSGEVIEVNGELEDSPELINEDPYENWIAKLKPSNLDEELGELMDAEAYAEYLESL, encoded by the coding sequence ATGATTGAGGTTGGGGAATACCGGGTCAAGGAAGGCCTTTATTACACGAAGGACCATGAGTGGGTTCAGGTTCTTGAGGACGGAACTGTCCTCGTCGGAATAAGCGACTATGCCCAGAAGGAGCTTGGCGACCTCGCCTATGTCGAGCTCCCTGAGGTCGGGAAGGAGGTCAGCAAGGGCGAGGTCCTCTGTGAGCTTGAGAGCGTCAAGGCCGTCTCCGAGGTTTACGCTCCCCTCAGCGGCGAGGTTATCGAGGTCAACGGGGAGCTTGAGGACAGCCCGGAGCTCATTAACGAGGACCCCTACGAGAACTGGATCGCCAAACTCAAGCCGAGCAACCTCGACGAGGAGCTCGGTGAGCTCATGGACGCCGAGGCCTACGCCGAGTACCTTGAGAGCCTTTGA
- a CDS encoding monovalent cation/H+ antiporter subunit E produces the protein MSRVPFYLKERLEGLRERVLHEQFEASKLPPWERVIITWVVLMAFWVVISGSFRARDLAMGAAVTLMIAAFMRDLLTEDIRRTGHIVEKLLYFAFIYLPQYLVIMAFRLIESNLKVAKNVIFMDINPGIVKIKTDLHSDTGVTILANSITLTPGTLTLDVNKKLGETYLYVHWIDLETLNREKAGEKIKGDIEEWLKKVFW, from the coding sequence ATGAGCCGCGTCCCCTTTTACCTTAAGGAGAGGCTCGAAGGCCTGAGGGAGAGGGTTCTCCACGAACAGTTCGAAGCCTCAAAGCTCCCACCCTGGGAGAGGGTTATCATAACGTGGGTCGTCCTTATGGCCTTCTGGGTGGTCATATCGGGAAGCTTCAGGGCCCGGGATTTGGCCATGGGCGCGGCCGTTACGCTGATGATAGCGGCTTTCATGCGCGACCTGCTCACTGAGGACATACGCAGAACGGGGCATATCGTCGAAAAGCTCCTGTACTTTGCCTTCATATACCTCCCACAGTACCTCGTGATAATGGCCTTCCGGCTCATCGAGAGCAACCTGAAGGTTGCAAAGAACGTGATTTTCATGGACATAAACCCCGGGATAGTCAAGATAAAGACCGACCTCCATTCGGACACCGGCGTTACCATACTCGCCAACTCGATAACCCTGACTCCAGGCACACTGACGCTCGATGTGAACAAAAAGCTCGGCGAGACTTACCTCTACGTTCACTGGATAGATCTGGAAACCCTCAACCGCGAGAAGGCCGGAGAAAAGATAAAGGGGGACATAGAGGAATGGCTCAAGAAGGTCTTCTGGTGA
- a CDS encoding monovalent cation/H+ antiporter complex subunit F, which produces MAQEGLLVSVFYVLVFTAMLITYRVVRGPTLPDRIVGLNTITTKVVVIIAVVSVIRKEYYLIDLAIVLLMVNSVGGLILAKYMERRASND; this is translated from the coding sequence ATGGCTCAAGAAGGTCTTCTGGTGAGCGTCTTTTACGTCCTCGTCTTCACGGCCATGCTGATAACATACCGCGTGGTTAGAGGACCGACCCTGCCCGACAGAATAGTGGGCCTGAACACGATAACGACGAAGGTGGTCGTCATAATTGCCGTCGTCTCCGTGATCCGGAAGGAGTACTACCTGATAGACCTGGCGATAGTCCTGCTCATGGTTAACTCCGTCGGCGGGCTTATACTCGCCAAATACATGGAGAGGAGGGCTTCCAATGATTGA
- the mnhG gene encoding monovalent cation/H(+) antiporter subunit G: MIEIVLTLFGEAVMVFGALGILRFPDVYTRLHAATKCDTGGAMSIILALIIIMDAPTVVRAKFLVLAFLIAMINPMVSHAIARGAYKYGVKPKVVVDMYAWDSP, from the coding sequence ATGATTGAGATAGTCCTCACCCTGTTTGGAGAGGCAGTTATGGTCTTCGGGGCCCTTGGAATACTGCGCTTTCCCGACGTTTACACCCGCCTTCACGCTGCAACGAAGTGCGACACCGGTGGGGCCATGAGCATAATCCTCGCCCTGATCATAATAATGGACGCCCCAACGGTTGTGAGGGCCAAGTTCCTCGTCCTGGCATTCCTGATAGCGATGATAAACCCCATGGTGAGCCATGCCATTGCCAGGGGGGCGTACAAGTACGGCGTGAAGCCGAAGGTAGTGGTGGATATGTATGCTTGGGACAGTCCTTGA
- a CDS encoding hydrogenase subunit MbhD domain-containing protein, which yields MLGTVLDVVFIAMILLAIAVVEEKNLVSALVKYSLLSLLFVLALFELKAPDVALSAIVVGAIVIGVFLFTIEEVTR from the coding sequence ATGCTTGGGACAGTCCTTGACGTGGTCTTCATAGCGATGATACTGCTGGCCATAGCGGTTGTTGAAGAGAAGAATTTGGTTAGTGCCCTCGTTAAATACTCCCTCCTCAGTCTGCTCTTCGTGTTGGCCCTGTTCGAGCTGAAGGCCCCCGACGTCGCCCTCTCGGCGATAGTCGTCGGCGCGATAGTGATAGGTGTCTTCCTGTTCACGATAGAGGAGGTGACGAGGTGA
- a CDS encoding Na(+)/H(+) antiporter subunit B: MKMSTVVRSTTKMISPFLVTYAAYIMLYGHRSPGGGFQGGVILAVAVILLITSHGYRKVRKKFKFNWASLIESSAGALLVLMGIAGIAFGAFYSNFLPTEGGIILPFNVIVGLEVGAAFTFVFYILLRWVESD, from the coding sequence GTGAAGATGAGCACCGTCGTGAGGAGCACAACCAAGATGATAAGCCCCTTCCTGGTCACTTACGCGGCCTACATTATGCTCTACGGCCATCGAAGCCCGGGGGGCGGCTTTCAGGGTGGGGTTATCCTCGCGGTCGCGGTCATACTCCTCATAACCTCCCACGGCTACAGAAAGGTCAGGAAGAAGTTCAAGTTCAACTGGGCGAGCCTGATAGAGAGCTCCGCCGGGGCCCTTCTCGTCCTGATGGGAATCGCCGGGATAGCCTTTGGGGCGTTCTACTCCAATTTCCTGCCAACGGAGGGCGGTATAATACTGCCATTCAACGTCATTGTCGGCCTTGAGGTCGGTGCGGCCTTCACGTTCGTCTTCTACATACTGCTGAGGTGGGTTGAAAGTGATTAG
- a CDS encoding cation:proton antiporter subunit C, with protein MISPEQAGVVIMLIGIYGLMAKREPIKLVLSINVVSLGLVLFFVGLAYSPGKDVPIMPTNPVDPLPATLMLTTLVVDVAITSLALAIIIRMRRDGS; from the coding sequence GTGATTAGCCCGGAACAGGCGGGAGTTGTCATAATGCTCATAGGGATATACGGCCTGATGGCGAAGAGGGAGCCGATAAAGTTAGTGCTCTCCATAAACGTTGTTTCCCTCGGTCTGGTGCTCTTCTTCGTCGGCCTGGCGTACTCCCCTGGAAAGGACGTCCCGATAATGCCGACGAACCCGGTCGACCCGCTCCCGGCAACGCTGATGCTCACGACCCTCGTTGTTGACGTTGCCATAACGTCGCTCGCCCTGGCGATAATAATCCGCATGCGGAGGGACGGCTCATGA